The following coding sequences lie in one Treponema sp. OMZ 790 genomic window:
- a CDS encoding DUF4198 domain-containing protein, giving the protein MKKIILFPLLLCCTALSLFAHFQIVYTPSSIIESSKNTVDFIISFTHPFESGLTMDIGKNEAGEIKGLKEFYSIHKEKKSDLIPFLKESEFASLENKAFAYTFEFNKDAGFKGGGDWVLVAVPHPYFEAADDGYIQQITKVFINKAGLSTDWQSRAAEGYPEIMPLVKPYDVWEGGVIRALVLDSDGNPVPYAQVEFENVNYDVDMSNKKFTGEPKLQKAGAGLIMADNTGVFEFIPPCPGYWGFAALGAGKEKEFGGKELSQDAVIWFEVMKIEAAAENSVADMTGESSSADEGKSGKARPKDGFSPAALVIVILLFVVMFAWPPIFKKISDKAENK; this is encoded by the coding sequence GTGAAAAAAATAATCCTTTTCCCGTTGCTTTTGTGTTGCACGGCTCTGAGTCTTTTTGCTCATTTTCAGATTGTTTACACTCCGTCTTCAATAATCGAATCTTCAAAAAATACAGTAGATTTTATAATTTCTTTTACCCATCCCTTTGAGTCGGGCCTTACTATGGATATAGGTAAAAATGAGGCAGGCGAAATAAAGGGTTTAAAAGAATTTTATTCTATTCATAAAGAAAAAAAATCGGATTTAATACCTTTTTTAAAAGAGAGCGAATTTGCGTCTTTAGAAAATAAGGCCTTTGCCTATACCTTCGAATTTAATAAGGATGCGGGTTTTAAAGGCGGCGGAGACTGGGTTTTGGTCGCCGTTCCTCATCCTTATTTTGAAGCTGCCGATGACGGATATATTCAGCAGATAACCAAGGTCTTTATCAACAAGGCTGGGCTTTCAACCGATTGGCAGTCAAGAGCTGCTGAAGGTTATCCCGAAATTATGCCTCTGGTAAAACCCTACGATGTTTGGGAAGGAGGAGTGATACGGGCCCTTGTTTTGGATTCCGATGGAAATCCCGTGCCCTACGCTCAGGTTGAATTTGAAAATGTGAACTACGATGTGGATATGTCGAACAAGAAATTTACAGGCGAGCCCAAACTTCAAAAAGCAGGAGCAGGGCTGATAATGGCCGATAATACGGGCGTTTTCGAATTTATCCCTCCTTGTCCGGGGTATTGGGGCTTTGCCGCCCTCGGTGCAGGTAAGGAAAAAGAATTCGGAGGTAAGGAGCTTTCTCAGGATGCCGTTATCTGGTTTGAAGTTATGAAGATTGAAGCTGCCGCAGAAAATTCCGTAGCCGATATGACCGGCGAATCTTCATCTGCAGATGAAGGTAAGAGCGGGAAAGCAAGACCCAAAGACGGATTTTCGCCTGCAGCCTTGGTTATTGTAATTTTATTGTTCGTGGTTATGTTCGCCTGGCCTCCGATTTTTAAAAAGATTTCGGATAAGGCTGAAAATAAATAG
- a CDS encoding DUF4198 domain-containing protein — translation MKKFTGIVLLFFVAMASFAHFQMIYTPTSIVEGSSVDFKIVFTHPADAGHTMDIGKNEAGEIKGFEKFFSVHKEKVQDLLPSLKKTKFAALESEASAYDLTLSKDNGFRGGGDWALIAVPHPYYEGAEGKYIQQITKVFINKGDLATDWSSRCAQGYPEIMPLVKPYDVWVGGLFRGVVVDSKGKPVPNAEIEVEYINFDVDMKASKFIGSPRTEAAATVILADKNGVFSFVPHKAGYWGFAALEAGRTKKFAGKELSQDAVLWIEAMPVK, via the coding sequence ATGAAAAAATTTACAGGAATAGTTCTTTTATTCTTTGTAGCTATGGCTTCATTTGCACACTTTCAAATGATTTACACCCCGACTTCAATTGTTGAGGGCAGCTCTGTCGATTTTAAGATTGTTTTTACCCATCCTGCCGACGCGGGTCACACAATGGATATCGGTAAAAACGAAGCCGGTGAAATAAAAGGTTTTGAAAAATTCTTTTCGGTTCACAAGGAAAAGGTACAGGATTTGCTTCCCTCTTTAAAGAAAACAAAATTTGCTGCTTTAGAAAGTGAGGCTTCTGCCTATGATCTTACCTTGAGCAAGGATAACGGTTTTAGAGGAGGCGGAGACTGGGCTCTTATCGCTGTTCCCCATCCTTATTATGAAGGTGCTGAAGGTAAGTATATACAGCAGATAACCAAGGTATTTATTAATAAGGGTGATCTTGCAACAGACTGGAGCTCAAGATGTGCCCAAGGTTATCCCGAAATCATGCCCTTGGTAAAGCCCTATGATGTTTGGGTCGGCGGACTTTTCAGAGGTGTTGTTGTAGATTCAAAAGGCAAGCCCGTTCCCAATGCTGAAATTGAAGTTGAATATATCAACTTTGATGTGGACATGAAGGCAAGCAAATTTATCGGTTCGCCGAGAACTGAGGCTGCTGCAACAGTTATTCTTGCAGATAAAAACGGTGTATTCTCCTTTGTTCCTCACAAGGCCGGTTACTGGGGTTTTGCTGCTTTAGAAGCAGGAAGAACCAAGAAATTTGCCGGTAAAGAACTTTCTCAAGACGCAGTACTCTGGATTGAGGCAATGCCGGTAAAATAA
- a CDS encoding ZinT/AdcA family metal-binding protein, with amino-acid sequence MVNKRIGAKIALILITLAVLFTACKSMPAAKMNDKLAAGMELAAWKGEWVSADIIKDNPALKAAYKKTAADMPFYTAEGLEAAALDMYRTPVVKAKFDGSNTVLFTYMDKEGKEMQISVKYKYIGQKADMEYPDSMWETFEVAEETPENAKFKYFIALPPHGHGDGPQHWHARFGSRSIGSLISGAGKWPTYYSSSIPKSDLVKMFESSISNMPKWLPVSPFESYAKHGKWINSISMAESTAKEVEAVYAKVLKEYAGKNPKGGDFTKQDVINQFKKVYGPGKDFTHMDFIVKNGKNELVISKDGKEIFRSSYVRVAASKAKPYLTMKAEKNNAGKYSLISFVVVHGDPAHFHLFYGANEEEIANQVGTPTCYKAERSNAEIAAGMENSIKRQLDSLIKTKK; translated from the coding sequence ATGGTTAATAAAAGAATTGGTGCAAAAATTGCACTTATCTTGATTACACTTGCAGTTCTTTTTACTGCATGTAAGTCGATGCCTGCTGCAAAAATGAACGATAAACTTGCAGCCGGTATGGAGTTGGCTGCTTGGAAAGGTGAATGGGTTTCGGCAGATATTATAAAAGATAACCCTGCTTTAAAAGCAGCGTATAAGAAAACTGCTGCCGATATGCCCTTCTACACAGCTGAAGGTCTTGAAGCTGCTGCGTTGGATATGTACAGAACACCTGTGGTAAAAGCAAAGTTTGACGGTTCAAACACTGTTCTTTTTACCTATATGGATAAAGAAGGTAAAGAAATGCAGATTTCCGTCAAATACAAGTACATAGGACAAAAAGCCGATATGGAATATCCCGATTCTATGTGGGAAACATTTGAAGTTGCCGAAGAAACACCTGAAAATGCAAAATTTAAATATTTTATAGCACTTCCTCCTCATGGACATGGTGACGGCCCCCAGCACTGGCATGCACGTTTTGGCAGCCGCAGTATTGGCAGCCTTATTTCCGGTGCCGGAAAATGGCCTACATACTATTCTTCATCCATACCAAAATCTGACCTTGTTAAAATGTTTGAATCCTCAATCTCGAATATGCCGAAGTGGCTTCCTGTTTCCCCTTTTGAATCCTATGCCAAGCATGGTAAATGGATTAATAGTATTTCTATGGCAGAGAGCACCGCGAAAGAAGTTGAGGCTGTTTATGCAAAAGTTCTTAAAGAATATGCAGGAAAAAATCCTAAGGGCGGAGACTTTACAAAACAGGATGTAATTAATCAGTTTAAAAAGGTATACGGCCCCGGTAAAGATTTTACACACATGGATTTTATTGTAAAAAACGGAAAAAATGAGCTTGTTATATCTAAAGACGGAAAAGAAATTTTCAGATCTTCTTATGTAAGAGTTGCTGCTTCTAAAGCTAAACCTTATCTTACAATGAAGGCAGAAAAAAATAATGCCGGAAAATATTCTTTAATTTCTTTTGTTGTTGTACATGGAGATCCTGCTCACTTCCATTTGTTCTATGGAGCTAATGAGGAGGAGATTGCAAATCAAGTTGGTACACCCACATGCTATAAGGCTGAAAGAAGCAATGCTGAAATCGCCGCAGGTATGGAAAACTCAATCAAACGTCAACTTGATTCTCTTATTAAGACTAAAAAATAA
- a CDS encoding ZinT/AdcA family metal-binding protein yields MSKKNFSVKLVVVLMLFAALFTACKSMPDTIGGMKIEAGKELAAWKGEWVSVDAVKNDPSLKALYKEAAAKNSNYTAEGIKDAVEARRKTPFLRVKFDGTNRVVFTVLDTNGKEKEIAAEYKYIGKVPMPGYEGSFWETFEAVKNVRGLTMAKYMICTEPHSHDGGMVHWHARFGGTDIDTLVKKADSSYWPTYVDGSTTNETLLENFKKSAENIAAKLPAPFAVYAKEGKWMNSSLIYDNTSAEVDAAYDKIIKEFAGKNPKGGDFTKAEIIAEMKKAYGTTELYTHIEFITENGKNEFVVYKDGKEIHRAAYKRTAENASKPGLLAVKTDKKDAGMFKTISFTNPGGSPLHFHFWYGMTDADFAKIKGKPTCIPANSSNEMIAKRVEGSCRKILSGIVQK; encoded by the coding sequence ATGTCTAAGAAAAATTTTAGTGTAAAACTTGTAGTAGTTTTGATGCTTTTTGCAGCTTTGTTTACGGCATGTAAGTCTATGCCCGATACAATCGGAGGCATGAAAATTGAGGCCGGTAAAGAACTTGCTGCTTGGAAAGGCGAATGGGTTTCAGTGGATGCCGTAAAAAATGATCCTTCTTTGAAAGCATTATACAAAGAAGCCGCGGCAAAGAATTCGAATTATACCGCTGAGGGTATCAAAGACGCTGTTGAAGCGAGAAGAAAAACTCCCTTTTTAAGGGTAAAATTCGATGGAACAAATAGGGTTGTATTTACAGTTCTTGATACAAACGGAAAAGAAAAAGAGATCGCTGCCGAATACAAATACATAGGCAAGGTTCCTATGCCAGGTTATGAAGGTTCCTTTTGGGAAACCTTTGAAGCCGTAAAAAATGTACGCGGTCTTACTATGGCAAAATACATGATCTGTACTGAACCTCACAGTCATGATGGCGGAATGGTTCACTGGCATGCAAGATTTGGAGGAACGGATATTGATACCCTCGTAAAAAAAGCCGATTCTTCTTATTGGCCGACATATGTTGACGGTTCAACGACCAATGAAACACTTTTGGAAAATTTTAAAAAATCGGCAGAAAACATCGCCGCTAAACTTCCTGCCCCCTTTGCCGTTTATGCCAAAGAAGGAAAGTGGATGAACAGCTCTTTAATTTACGATAATACAAGTGCAGAAGTTGACGCAGCTTATGATAAAATCATCAAAGAATTTGCCGGTAAAAATCCAAAAGGCGGCGATTTCACAAAGGCCGAAATTATTGCCGAAATGAAAAAAGCATACGGAACGACAGAACTTTATACTCACATAGAATTTATTACCGAGAATGGAAAGAACGAATTTGTGGTTTATAAAGACGGTAAAGAAATTCATCGAGCCGCTTATAAGAGAACTGCCGAAAATGCTTCCAAGCCCGGATTGCTTGCCGTTAAAACAGACAAAAAAGATGCCGGAATGTTTAAGACAATTTCTTTTACAAACCCCGGAGGAAGTCCCTTGCACTTCCATTTTTGGTACGGTATGACCGATGCGGATTTTGCAAAGATTAAAGGAAAACCGACTTGTATACCTGCAAATTCATCAAACGAAATGATTGCAAAGCGAGTTGAAGGTTCTTGCCGTAAAATTTTAAGCGGGATTGTGCAAAAATAA
- the sufU gene encoding Fe-S cluster assembly sulfur transfer protein SufU: MDIDTIYQEMILEYSRKKENCRELSGEGVKIERGHNPSCGDDLTLLIREKDGIIEEASFLGRGCAISTASTNMLIELIKGKKAEEGKRKVEIFFKMMNGKEVSEEEKEELEDAQILEYFAEMPARIKCATLSWHSADVLLNEKKGDM, translated from the coding sequence ATGGACATAGATACGATTTATCAGGAAATGATTTTGGAATATTCCAGAAAAAAAGAAAACTGCCGAGAACTTTCGGGCGAAGGCGTAAAGATAGAAAGAGGTCATAACCCTTCATGCGGCGATGACCTTACCCTCCTCATCAGGGAAAAAGACGGAATCATCGAAGAGGCTTCTTTTTTAGGAAGGGGCTGTGCTATTTCGACGGCTTCTACAAATATGCTCATCGAACTTATAAAAGGAAAAAAAGCCGAAGAAGGCAAACGCAAGGTAGAAATATTTTTTAAGATGATGAATGGGAAAGAAGTTTCTGAAGAAGAAAAGGAAGAACTGGAAGATGCCCAAATCTTGGAATACTTTGCCGAAATGCCTGCCCGCATAAAATGTGCAACTTTAAGCTGGCATTCAGCCGATGTTCTTTTAAACGAAAAAAAAGGAGACATGTAA
- a CDS encoding SufS family cysteine desulfurase, with protein MYKSDFPLLMQNPNIHYLDSAATAQRPVQVIEGVKEYFLHSNGNAGRGSHSLAIASSILVEETRKKTAEFIGADKIESIVFTKNSTEALNIIAYCYGLSQLKAGDEILLAVSNHHANLVPWQFVAKQTGAALKFIYLNKNGTLDMNDFKAKLSSKTKVVSLSSVVNATGIINPVEDVIKLSHENGAVVVVDAAQSIAHYRQNVSALDCDFLVFSGHKIFSDFGAGVLYGKKELLDKMPPFLYGGDMINFVTEDSSEFKEAPYKYEGGTHDTSAIVSLKHAIEYIEKIGYSNIEKTVKELDDYALSELKKLDFVETYGTDAPERAGIIAFNVKDVHSHDTSYILNEYGVMVRSGHHCTQPLMAHLNINSCCRASFSIFNTKEDIDVMITALKKVKSVFLKN; from the coding sequence ATGTATAAAAGCGATTTTCCCTTGCTTATGCAAAATCCCAACATTCATTATTTGGATTCGGCGGCAACGGCACAAAGGCCTGTACAAGTTATCGAAGGCGTTAAAGAATATTTTTTACACTCAAACGGAAATGCGGGGCGGGGCTCTCATTCCCTTGCAATAGCTTCTTCTATTTTGGTTGAAGAAACAAGAAAAAAAACGGCTGAGTTTATCGGGGCCGATAAAATAGAAAGCATTGTATTTACAAAAAATTCTACCGAGGCTTTAAACATAATCGCTTATTGTTACGGCTTATCGCAGCTTAAAGCCGGGGATGAAATTCTGCTTGCTGTATCAAACCATCATGCAAACCTTGTGCCTTGGCAGTTTGTTGCAAAACAAACAGGAGCAGCCTTAAAATTTATCTACCTCAACAAAAACGGCACCTTGGACATGAACGACTTTAAGGCAAAACTTTCGTCTAAAACGAAGGTTGTTTCCCTTTCAAGCGTGGTAAATGCAACCGGAATTATAAACCCTGTAGAAGATGTTATAAAACTCTCCCATGAAAACGGAGCCGTAGTTGTGGTGGATGCAGCCCAGTCGATAGCTCACTACAGGCAGAATGTATCGGCCCTCGACTGCGATTTTTTGGTTTTTTCGGGCCATAAGATTTTTTCCGACTTCGGAGCCGGAGTGCTTTACGGGAAAAAAGAGCTCTTGGACAAGATGCCTCCCTTTTTATACGGGGGAGATATGATCAATTTTGTCACGGAAGATTCAAGCGAGTTTAAGGAAGCCCCTTATAAATACGAGGGCGGCACCCACGACACTTCTGCCATAGTTTCTCTTAAACACGCAATAGAATATATCGAAAAAATCGGCTATTCCAATATAGAAAAAACCGTAAAAGAATTGGACGATTATGCTCTTTCGGAATTAAAAAAACTTGACTTTGTTGAAACCTACGGAACCGATGCTCCGGAGCGGGCAGGCATAATAGCTTTTAACGTAAAAGACGTGCACTCACATGACACATCCTATATTTTAAACGAGTACGGAGTTATGGTAAGGAGCGGTCATCACTGTACTCAGCCCCTGATGGCTCACTTGAACATAAACTCCTGCTGCCGTGCAAGTTTTTCTATTTTTAACACCAAGGAAGACATAGACGTTATGATTACGGCCTTAAAAAAAGTAAAAAGCGTTTTTTTAAAAAATTAA
- a CDS encoding helix-turn-helix transcriptional regulator yields the protein MQVHVKTPLIKIEGDIPPDLLAFVKTQYKHVTVEYDDDDEYEEVTETEWFKNIQKNMTPQKTLKLLRNRDNLTQAGLAEKLCINVQNVSGMERGVRPISIAMAKKLGAVFNTSYKKFL from the coding sequence ATGCAGGTTCACGTGAAAACGCCCCTTATTAAAATTGAAGGCGACATTCCGCCCGATTTATTGGCATTCGTAAAAACACAATACAAACATGTTACCGTCGAATATGATGACGATGACGAATACGAAGAGGTAACGGAAACCGAATGGTTTAAGAACATTCAAAAAAATATGACACCTCAAAAAACATTAAAACTTTTAAGAAACCGTGACAATCTTACACAGGCAGGGCTTGCAGAAAAACTTTGTATCAATGTACAAAATGTTTCCGGAATGGAGCGGGGAGTCCGCCCTATAAGTATAGCTATGGCAAAAAAACTGGGCGCCGTATTTAACACAAGCTACAAAAAATTTTTATAG
- the nadS gene encoding NadS family protein yields MFKRKKMSDEMFTELLQSVKEAVLIEKGEIIPSRVFEIEPLDIAKIRDKTNKTQEEFAAMLNISIGTLRNWEQGRRKPDGAALSLLKIVSANPQYVESVLKGG; encoded by the coding sequence ATGTTTAAAAGAAAAAAAATGAGTGATGAGATGTTTACTGAATTACTCCAAAGCGTAAAAGAAGCTGTTTTAATTGAAAAAGGAGAAATCATCCCTTCAAGGGTTTTTGAAATAGAGCCTTTAGATATTGCTAAAATACGTGATAAGACAAATAAAACACAAGAAGAATTTGCCGCTATGCTTAATATCAGTATAGGAACCCTACGAAACTGGGAACAAGGACGGCGTAAACCTGACGGGGCGGCATTATCTCTCCTTAAAATTGTTTCGGCTAATCCGCAATATGTAGAAAGTGTGCTCAAAGGCGGTTAA
- a CDS encoding peptide ABC transporter substrate-binding protein, with product MLHPHTAFDAGEAQILTALCEGLFVYDPYTLQPVPALAEKHSVSGGRTWRFTIRKEAKFENGKPITAQTFVDSWLNLLNPAGNHPYASLLDCIDGAADYRNGKLKNKNQVGIKAESGQVLLVYTNTEIEHLPNILCHHAFSAVEHSQLNDALKFSKVEKIEKLRDSFKPVSSGAYKIKKFSQKELILVKNENYWDKENVRIPQINLFLDLSKEDAVEKFNKGEMDWLSRSDVISKIGDQRCVNIDPLFATDYFFFKASSPNMQNSEFRKALLLAIPYEELRKGYPIKAETLIFPLAGYPKVQGINEYNLQKAQEIVKKLNLKESQKKLVIKIPEDTYNQELAEILKAAWSRIGIKADIKPIPLAGYYNSLKSNDYDLGIITWIGDFADPLAFLEMFRPASNLNDSGWKNAEFEKIILKSHSEKDFKKRYEMLSKAEELLLGESVIIPISYRLSVNIIDIYSIGGWYSNAIDIHPFKFIKFIEPRPVPGLVKLNK from the coding sequence ATGCTGCACCCCCATACGGCCTTTGATGCAGGTGAAGCTCAAATTTTAACGGCCCTTTGTGAAGGCCTTTTTGTATATGACCCTTACACATTGCAGCCCGTGCCTGCTCTCGCCGAAAAACACAGTGTTTCAGGCGGCCGGACATGGCGCTTTACGATTAGAAAAGAAGCCAAATTCGAAAACGGCAAGCCGATAACAGCTCAAACCTTTGTCGACTCATGGCTTAATCTTTTAAATCCGGCCGGGAACCACCCCTATGCTTCTCTTTTAGACTGCATAGACGGAGCCGCAGACTACCGAAACGGGAAGCTAAAAAATAAAAATCAAGTCGGAATAAAAGCCGAAAGCGGGCAAGTTCTTTTGGTATACACAAATACCGAAATTGAACACCTCCCCAATATTCTCTGCCATCATGCCTTTTCGGCCGTTGAACACTCTCAGTTAAATGACGCATTAAAATTTTCCAAGGTAGAAAAAATAGAAAAATTAAGAGACAGTTTTAAGCCTGTTTCAAGCGGAGCCTATAAAATAAAGAAATTTTCCCAAAAAGAGCTGATTTTGGTAAAAAATGAAAACTATTGGGATAAGGAAAATGTCCGGATTCCTCAGATAAACCTCTTCCTCGATTTAAGTAAGGAAGATGCTGTCGAAAAATTTAACAAGGGCGAGATGGATTGGCTTTCAAGAAGCGATGTAATTTCAAAAATAGGAGATCAGCGCTGTGTCAACATAGACCCTCTCTTTGCAACTGACTATTTTTTCTTTAAGGCCTCGTCTCCCAATATGCAAAATTCCGAATTCAGAAAGGCCCTCCTTTTAGCCATTCCCTATGAAGAATTACGCAAAGGCTATCCCATAAAGGCGGAAACTCTCATTTTCCCGCTTGCGGGTTATCCCAAGGTTCAGGGCATAAATGAGTATAATCTTCAAAAAGCCCAAGAAATCGTAAAAAAGCTTAATTTAAAAGAAAGTCAAAAAAAACTTGTAATCAAAATACCCGAAGATACGTATAATCAAGAATTAGCCGAAATTTTAAAGGCTGCATGGTCAAGAATCGGCATAAAAGCCGACATAAAGCCCATTCCTCTTGCCGGCTACTATAACAGTCTAAAGTCAAATGATTACGATTTAGGGATAATCACATGGATAGGAGACTTTGCAGACCCTCTGGCCTTTTTGGAAATGTTCCGCCCTGCTTCGAACCTAAACGATTCAGGCTGGAAAAATGCGGAATTTGAAAAGATAATCCTTAAATCTCATTCAGAAAAGGACTTTAAAAAGCGGTATGAAATGCTGAGCAAGGCAGAGGAGCTTTTGTTAGGCGAGAGCGTGATTATTCCGATATCCTATAGACTGAGCGTAAACATCATCGACATTTACTCCATAGGCGGCTGGTATTCAAATGCGATCGATATTCATCCCTTTAAGTTTATAAAATTTATCGAGCCCCGCCCTGTTCCGGGACTTGTAAAATTAAATAAATAA
- a CDS encoding CRISPR-associated protein Cas2 encodes MFVSVVIDPGGRESASHLAEVLTANGFERVQHACWESVTINDDGLVTLKQDIDRVTDYYDTVRLYQYPIQDVLAITTLYKKKWRRVLVRPPAK; translated from the coding sequence ATGTTTGTTTCAGTTGTTATAGATCCGGGGGGGAGGGAATCGGCTTCTCATCTCGCAGAAGTTCTAACGGCCAACGGCTTTGAACGGGTTCAGCATGCTTGCTGGGAATCGGTAACAATTAATGACGACGGACTTGTTACATTAAAACAGGATATCGACCGTGTTACCGACTATTACGATACAGTGCGCCTCTACCAATATCCTATTCAGGATGTACTGGCGATAACCACGCTTTATAAAAAAAAGTGGAGGAGGGTGCTTGTGCGCCCGCCTGCAAAATAA
- the prfB gene encoding peptide chain release factor 2 (programmed frameshift) produces MEDYRSNVEDLKNDISNIWGRLDPEAVKVKIAEKEAITLAPDFWNDSKKAEKIMGEIKSLKNRIYPWQELMDELSDLEVLMELSEESEDDELKNEISSNYNSIYEKYKKLSILSLLSGEVDKNDAYLTVHAGAGGTEACDWAGMLVRMYLRWCESRGFKTETIDLVEAEGGIKSATFQVSGDFAFGLLKSETGVHRLVRISPFDSNGRRHTSFTSVFAFPVLDDTIEVDIRPEDLRIDTYRAGGAGGQHVNKTDSAVRITHLPTGIVVACQTQRSQISNKATAMNVLKSRLYNYYEEQKEKENMKFAAEKKGISWGNQIRSYVFQPYTMVKDHRTKYETGNIQAVMDGDIDEFINSFLNTKIEDMSIDEDDAL; encoded by the exons ATGGAAGACTATAGATCAAATGTGGAAGATTTAAAAAACGATATATCTAATATTTGGGGGCGTCTT GACCCCGAAGCCGTCAAAGTAAAAATAGCCGAAAAAGAGGCTATAACCTTAGCTCCGGATTTTTGGAATGACAGCAAAAAAGCCGAAAAAATTATGGGCGAAATAAAATCTCTCAAAAATAGAATTTATCCTTGGCAGGAGCTTATGGATGAACTTTCTGATCTGGAAGTTTTGATGGAGCTTTCTGAAGAATCCGAAGATGATGAACTAAAAAATGAAATAAGCTCAAATTATAACTCGATTTATGAAAAATATAAAAAATTAAGCATATTGAGCCTCCTTTCAGGCGAGGTCGATAAAAATGATGCCTATCTTACGGTTCATGCAGGTGCCGGAGGAACGGAGGCTTGTGATTGGGCCGGTATGCTTGTGCGTATGTACTTGAGATGGTGCGAATCCAGGGGCTTTAAAACGGAAACCATAGATCTTGTCGAAGCTGAAGGCGGTATAAAGTCTGCTACCTTTCAGGTTTCGGGAGATTTTGCTTTTGGTCTTTTAAAAAGTGAGACCGGAGTTCACCGTTTGGTGCGCATAAGTCCCTTTGATTCAAACGGAAGAAGACATACCTCTTTTACTTCGGTGTTTGCTTTTCCTGTGCTTGACGACACTATAGAAGTCGATATCCGCCCTGAAGATTTGCGTATCGATACCTACCGTGCAGGAGGTGCCGGAGGACAGCATGTCAATAAAACCGATTCGGCAGTACGCATTACGCACCTTCCGACCGGAATAGTTGTTGCCTGTCAAACACAGAGAAGCCAGATCAGCAATAAGGCAACCGCTATGAATGTTCTAAAATCGAGGCTTTATAATTATTATGAAGAACAAAAAGAAAAAGAGAACATGAAATTTGCTGCCGAAAAAAAAGGCATTTCATGGGGCAATCAGATCCGCTCCTATGTTTTTCAGCCCTACACAATGGTAAAGGATCATAGAACAAAGTATGAAACAGGAAATATTCAGGCTGTAATGGACGGCGATATAGATGAGTTTATAAACAGCTTTTTAAATACAAAAATAGAAGACATGAGTATTGATGAGGATGATGCTCTATGA